The following nucleotide sequence is from Chitinophaga varians.
GTTGGTTTACCACCCTGCTTCCTTTATCGCCGCAGCCGCTGTTGCACCGTGTTATAGAAGAACGGTGCCGGCAATACCCTGACCGGGTGGCTATAGCAGGTTATGGGCTTCGTATGAGCTACCATGACCTGAACGGTTACGCCAACCAGCTGGCCCATGGCCTGCTGTCATTGGGTTACCGGGACGAAAAACATGTAGGTGTTTATGCCGGCGGTGGTCCGTTACAGGTGGTTGCGCTGCTGGCCTGTTTTAAGGCAGGGGCCGTGTATGTTCCGATGTCGGCAGACCAGGCTGTTCATCATCTGTTGCAGGTGATAACGGAGACCGGGATGCAGGCCGTCGTTACCACTACGGCGCATGCGGCCACGCTAAAGCAATTGCTGGCTGCCCATGCTGTTAAGATCGATACGGTAATTATCCTGGACAGTCCGGTGGACACCGTGTTGCCGTTGTCGTTTGAGCATCATCTTCCCATAGAAAATATTGTATGCAGCGCAGTCAACCCCGATCTGGACTACGATGAGTCCGGTAGCGCTTATGTGTTTTACACTTCGGGTTCTACGGGCAGGAGCAAAGGCATCATCGGTTCCCACGTGTCGCTGAGCCATTACATCCACTGGCATCAGCGGGAGTGGGGCATCGACGGT
It contains:
- a CDS encoding AMP-binding protein, with amino-acid sequence WFTTLLPLSPQPLLHRVIEERCRQYPDRVAIAGYGLRMSYHDLNGYANQLAHGLLSLGYRDEKHVGVYAGGGPLQVVALLACFKAGAVYVPMSADQAVHHLLQVITETGMQAVVTTTAHAATLKQLLAAHAVKIDTVIILDSPVDTVLPLSFEHHLPIENIVCSAVNPDLDYDESGSAYVFYTSGSTGRSKGIIGSHVSLSHYIHWHQREWGIDGSFRISQLAPMTFDASLKDILTGLIGGATVCMPDSHIKNNPALLVEWLRSENISLLQTVPSVFRLITGSLQESGAPLAGLRYVVLAGERLYGRDVLNWKAANGTTARLSNLYGLTET